In Magnetococcales bacterium, the sequence GAGAGCGTCTGGCGGGGCTCCCCTTCGCACAACTTAAAGATGGAGTTGCTCCAGTCGGCAAAATTCATCCCCAGCATCGGCAGATCCAACAGCCACTCACCGGGATAGTCGATGATGTCCAGATAGAGGGTCGGGGCGTTGGTCAGATGCTGATGAATCAACCCGGTGGGCTGAAAACGCAACGCCAGGCGAATTTCACTCAAGCCGTCGGTCGCCTTGGGCCAGGTAGGGCCGGAACCGGTCAGAGGCTCGATAAAATCCTCATAGCGGAAGGCGGCCACATCCATGTCCGGCTGTAGCACCACCTTGGAGCCACGCAGACGGTTTTCCTTGACCACACTGAAAAAATTAAGCCCGCCACTACGGGGACCATTCAGCAGCTGGTGGACCAGGGAGGTGATAAAAACGGTCTTACCGGAGTGGTTCAACCCGGTCACCGCCAAGCGTACCGTCCGGTCCATGGCCAGGTGAACCAGATCGTCCAGGGTTCGTTTGGCGTTGTTGACGAGGGTATCAATGGGCCAATCTATCATGTTTCCAGGCTTTGACTTTAGTAGCGAGAGGTTAGAGACCAGGGGTCAATTTGCGGAGAAAGTATAGCAACAGCCGCCGGGATTGACAGGAGCCAAATGCATCTCCCCCCAACCACACACCACGAGGCCGACAAAAACAGCGCATGACCAAGCCGGTGGAGGCCCGGGAAAAAAAATTCAGTTTTCATTTTGCAGCCTTGTGAACAGCTGCTAACATAATCAATATCGAAATGGGTCTGTTTGTGTCGGCTGACGGGTCTCGATCAAATCCGGTCTCCGACTGTAAGGCAACCTTTTTAAACGGAAAGTGCCTGAACAATCCACCAAAAGGCGTTCCATGAAAATTATATAACAAAATTCGGCCTTGCCGGATCCAATCATCTGTTCATATCATTCCCGATATCTCAACCATCTTCAGTCTTTAAGAGGATTCTACCATGAGAAAAAATACCGTACTGGCCCTGGTGGGCATCGTCACCCTGGGGCTTTCCCTTTCCGGCTGTTCGTCTTTGTCGCCGGAATCAGGGGGCTGGGCTGTCAAAGGCCACGAGCAGTGGCATCCCCAGATGGGTAAACACCAACTCTCTGCCATGGGCACCCAGTGCTATTTTTGTGATGAAGTCGTTCTGGATTCCGATGGCGACGGCGTTTTGGACAATGCCGACAAATGCCCTGACACCCCCAAGGGTGTAAAAGTGGATGTCAGAGGCTGCGCCCTGGATACCGACGGTGACGGCGTTCCGGATTATATGGACAAGTGCCCCGGCACCCCGTCTGGCGTGATGGTGGATGGCAACGGCTGCCCGCTGGATAGCGATGGTGACGGCGTTCCGGATTATAAGGATGACTGCCTGGGTACACCGGCTGGTGTGATGGTGGATGACAATGGTTGCCCGCTGGATAGCGATGGCGACGGCGTTCCGGATTATAAAGACGACTGCCTGGGTACCCCGGCTGGCGTCCAGGTGGATGCCAACGGCTGTCCTCTGGATACCGATGGCGATGGCGTCTACGATCAAAACGACCAGTGCCCCACCACCCCCATGGGTGCTTCGGTCAATGATATCGGCTGCTGGGTGCTGCAAAATGTCGAGTTTGACACCGGCAAGTCCGTCATCAAAGCCCAGTATTATGGTGAGCTGGCTGAAGTCGCCAAGATCATGGGCCAAAATCCGAATCTCAACGTGGAAATTCAGGGTCACACCGACAATCGCGGCTCTGCTTCCTATAACAAGCGCCTTTCCGGCAGCCGCGCCCAAGCCGTGGTGGATCACCTGATCGGTGAAGGGGTTTCGGGCAACCGTCTCACCGCCGTAGGCTACGGACCCGACCAACCCATCGCTGACAACAACACCGAAGCTGGGATGGCCATGAACCGCCGGGTGGAACTGAAGCCCATGCAGTAATGCTGTAAAGATGTGAATCACTGAAAAAGGGCGTGGGGTTTCGACTCCACGCCCTTTTTTTATTGGGAAAGCTTAAACACCCTCCCTGATCACCTCTCTTCAACCTCCCCCCCGACCAAAGCCGCCTCTACCCATATTCGGCCACGATGCCTTTCAGGGGCTTGTTCCAGACACCTTAGCGCAAGTGTCAGCGTCCTCCCCCCTGCTTCCAGCCATAACAAGAGCCAGACAAAGCTCCAGGAACCATTCCAACCGTTTATTTCCTGCAACTATTTCCCCTCCAACCGAACCAACCAACTCCTGTCAAAACCGGGTGTTTCCCAAAGAGCTGTCCAGACAAATCCCCAGGAGCCGTGCTCAGCAGGCGCTTCACCTGGCCAGGCGAGACCCAACCTTTGCAGCTTAGGGTGATCGGGCTCAGGTAACGCCAACAGCTTTTCCCAGACAGCCCCCCAGGAACTGTGCTTGGCGGACGCTTCTCCTAGGCTGAATCGACATTCACCTTGAACGGCCTGTCGGGCCATTATTATAGTTATTTTAAACCAATATGGCACGTCATAGTCGTTACTAAGCCGTGCATAAGTAAGCGACCTTTGGTAAACTTTCGCCATGAACAAACTCGATGGCAGAAAGCTTGACCATAAAACTCTTGAAGAACTTCGAATCCGAGCCGTTCTCCGCGTTCAGGATGGAGAGCATCCTGACGTGGTTATCAAAGCGCTTGGTTTCACCAAGCCACGGATCTACGAATGGCTGGCCCGCTATCGTGAAGGAGGACTTGATGCGCTTCGTGCCAAGTCGATTCCGGGTCGTCCGCCAACGCTGACCGGGACTCAGTTGCGCAAAATCTATCAGACGGTTGTTGGAAAAAATCCACTTCAATTGCGTTTTCCTTTTGCCTTATGGACGCGTGAGATGGTCCGAGAATGGATCCGTCGAGAATTCAAGAAAAATCTCAGTGGATCTCAAGTTGGGCGGATACTGAAAAAGCTTGGACTCACTCCTCAACGTCCCAAGCGTCGTGCTTGGCAGCAGAAAGAAACGTTGGTCTCACAATGGCGGGAAGTGGATTACCCCAAGATTAAAGAAATGGCCCGACAAGAAGGAGCAACCATCTATTTTGGAGATGAGTCCGGTGTCCGTTCTGACGACCACTCCGGAACCACTTGGGCTCCTGTCGGCCAAACGCCAGTCGTTAAGACCACAGGGGCTAGATTCAAGGTCAATCTGATCTCCGCCATATCTCCAAAAGGGCAACTTCGCTTCATGGCATTTGAAGAAAATTTCAACGGAGGCGTTTTTTGTGAGTTTCTGAAACGGCTGATACACAATGCAGATCACCCTGTCTACCTGATCGTGGATGGTCATAAGGCTCACAAAGCCGCCAAGGTTAAAAAATTCGTGGAGTCCACTGAAGGCCGACTGAAGCTATTCTTCCTGCCGCCCTACTCACCAGATCTCAATCCAGATGAACTGGTCTGGAACCATTTGAAATGCCATGGTGTGGGGTAGAGCCTCCATTGCTGGTCCGAACCAACTGAAAGCCACAGAGTTGTCCTTCCTGCGCTCTCTTCAAAAAAAACCGGCGACCGTAAGAGGTTTTTTTGGACATCCGGAAGCTCAGTATGCTGTTTAGTTTGGTCGCTTACTTATGCGCACCTTAGTAAAATGGCATATCAGCCTTGATTGATGCGGTTCGTACAGCTCAGCACATCCTACACGTGTTACATGAGTTTTAAACAACGCATAACAATATACAGGGTAATCTTATATATTTATTGTTGTTCAAAAAGCTCTTGACGAACATAAGAACATGCAATAAATTATGCAAAACAGTTTGAGATTTTAGCTGACAATCCGAATTTAGAGGTGGTTTTGGTCTCCGAAAACGGCTGCAGGGCAACGCATCCTTTCCTTCAAAAGCAAAAATCATGGATGACTCGGTTTTCAAGCCCCCGGATGACCACGATAGGGTCCATATCCAATCAGCCAACGCCACCATCAATCCGATAATGATCACCCTCTTCACCTTTTCCAATAAACCAACTATGGAGGAACCCAACCAATGGCTGAGATCAATGTAGTGACAGACCTGGGCGCTGACAATACTGGGAACACTGATGCCAGCGGAGTCATTCAGAGTAGTATAAACAATGACAAAGATGGTGAAAATCATAATAAAGGTATAAACACCTACATCTTCCCGCCCGGCACCTACAGGTTCGACAACTATCTGACCCCTAAACCCGGGCAAAAATTTAAGGGCAGTGATCCCACAGACAAGCCCACGATCAAAACAGATGGCGTTCCCTATGCATTTTTTCTTCCCAGCAATGAGTATAGTGGAGAGTACTCGGGTTGTGAGTTTCGTTCATTGAAATTCAGGGAGGTCGACCGTACATCATCCGCCCCTTCAGTGGCGATCCAGATTGAGGATCGCGACAATGTTTTGATCGAAGACTGCAAGGCCATTGGCTATACCCAATACGGCTTTGTCATCCAGGCAGTAACCCGTTCCATCGTGAACCCACGGATGATTGGAAATACCGTTAAAAAACATGCAGAAAGTGGTTCGGATATTGCGATCGGCCTGCTGGTGGATTCACCCATTGATCCTGTTACCTACGATTCCAATGGTGGCGTCGTTGCCGGCAACCGTGTTTTTTTGAGCGAAGAAACCACAGCGGACGGCGTTTGCTGCAAGATCGAAAACTTCAGAAACATCACCGTACAAGACAACACATTCCATAGAGGAAATATTCAAACTGGAAGCAATAGCGCCGCCTTGACCCTGATCGGCCTGAGGAACAGTACGGTCAAGAACAATACCATTACCTCTTTGGTGGATACCCCGAGACTTGCTGCGGTGACCATCACCTCCTCCCAAGATGCCGGCGGCAGTCGATACACATTGGATGTTTTATTCCTGAACAATGTACTGAATGGAAACACGACTCCCGGATTGGAAACCGGCGCTTTGCTTCTCAACGGTGACTTGCGGAATGTCAGGATTATCGACAATGAGATCAACGCCCAGTTGGAATACAACTATACCGACGGATCGGCTCCAACGATGGCTTCCAACATTGCGTTGCTCACCATCTCCGCCAACGAGATCGGAACCTACTTCAAATGTACCTCCAATAAAATCGACAACATGACCCTCTCCGGCAACACCATCGAGCAGCACCTGAAGATGATTCCGGATGCGAGCGCCCCCTCGGTGTCGATTACCAATGTCAACATCGACAATTCCAACACAATCAATCTGAGCAGCGGCGAACCCATCCATCTGGAAGCGCCGAACACCTCATTCGATGACAACATCGTGACCGTGGATGCCGCTGGCTATCAAACGAATCATCTGGTTCGCATCGCCGCCGATTATGTGTCCGTGACCAACAACAATTTCATCGGCAGTGGTACGAACCAAAACATCCAATGTTTGGTCAGCCTGGAGAGCGGCATAACCGGTTGGAGTGTCAACGGCAACCAAAAGAGCGGCAGCATCAGTGGCGTTGATGATCTGTGTTCCAGTTGAAAAAAGGAGACGGCAAGGCTCGTCCTGTTGACACCCACCCTTTCGAACCGTTGAGGGGAGGCCGAATTCCGCCAACCATGCATTCCATGTTGCTCTCCGGCTGTCGGAATGGATCCAAAAGGAGCTGAAAGACCAAAAAAAACCAACCACCATCCAGATGATTGATTTCAAAGCCGCTCTTCGGAGCGGCCTTTTTTTCCATTCGAATAATACTCTTGCAAAAAAAACAGGAGGATATTAAATTAATAAAATATATTACATAGGAATGGAGAATAGATATGAAATTACTGTTAATGGTTACAATTATTTTTCTTCACTGTTGCCCCTCCCTGGCCCCTGCCGTTGAGCCCATGGTGGATGGCAGCAGCGCCACTATGGCACTCAAATCCGATGGATCCGTCTGGAGCTGGGGCAATGGTCTCTCATTGGGGATCCCGGATCTTTCCGGTGAAATTACAGTTCCACACAAAACCCTGGATCTTGCCGACGTCCGAAAAATAGTAGCCGCTAGTTCCCGGTCCATCGTCCTGAAATCCGATGGAACCATATGGCAAATTGCCAAGATCTACGATCAATCATCCACCTTGAACAATCAGTGGCCCGAGAGGGTGTCGGATCTGACGGATGTCATCGATATTTCAACGCAATATTCTTCGTCCATGCACTATGTCGCCTTGACCTCCGATGGAACTGTCTGGGCCTGGGGAGACAATGATGATGGTCAGATCGGGCCTCTGGCCACCGGTGAGGAGCAGGAGACGCCGGTGGAGGTGCCCATTGCGGAACCCGTCATCCAAATAGCCGCTGGCTACCAACATACCATTGCCTTGACCGAGAGCGGTTCTGTCTGGGCCTGGGGGAACAACCTTTTTGGCCAACTTGGCAATGGTGGCACGGAAGACAGTGCGACCCCGGTAAAGGTCGTGGAGCTATCTGATGTGGTGGATATTGCCTCCGGCGGCTCCCACAATCTGGCCTTGAGATCCGATGGTGTCCTTTGGGCTTGGGGTAACAACTGGTTTGGACAACTGGGGGATGGCACAACGGAGCATCGATACACGCCCGTCGAAGTGGTGGGGCTCTCCGATGTCATTCAAATCGCCACCAGCTTCCATTCCACTGCACTGAAATCGGATGGTAGCGTCTGGACCTGGGGCAGCAATGACTATGGGGATGGCACCACGGATGATCGCAGCACGCCTGGTATTGTTCCCGATTTGACCGATGTGGCGGCCATTGGCGCTGGAGGATCCTCAGCGATTCTGACTGACGGAACAGTCTGGAGCTGGGATGATAACGCCTATGGCCAACTGGGGGATGGCACCACGGAAGAGCGCTATTTCCCAGTGCAGGTGATCGATGCCGATGGGGAACCCTTTTCGCTGTATGTGGTGGAGGGGGAGGATGACGCATATGAACCGGACGACACCCACCATGAGGCCACCCCCCTCCTCACTGGCGAATCCCAGACACACACCATCGACCAGGAAGGGGATGTGGATTGGTATAGCCTCTCCCTGAGTCTCTCTTCGGAAGTGGTGATAGAGATGTCCGGGGAGTCCGGTGAGATGGCCATGGCTCTCTACGATGCCGACTTGGAAACCATGGGCAGCGATGATGGCAGCGGTGAAGAGGGTCGCGCCTCGATCAGCCTGGATTGCGACAACTATCTCCCGCCCGGAACCTACTGGCTGGTGGTTGGGGAAGCCGACAACCTGAATCCCATTCCCGCCTACGATATCCAATGGCAGTCCGAAATTTGCCCTGAGGCCGACTTTGATGAAGATGGGGAGCCGGATGTGACGGATGCCTTTGTCACGGATCCGCAGGAGTGGAACGACAACGATGGAGATGGCGCGGGAGACAACGCCGACACCGATGACGACAACGACGGCATGCCGGACAGCTATGAAGATGAATACGGCTTCGATTCGACCGATGCCGCCGATGCCGACCAGGATGCCGATGGTGATGGGGACGGCAATCTGGCTGAATATCAATTCGGCTCCAGCCCCACGGATGCCGAAGACGCCTTGGTGGCAGGCTGTGACGCCAAGGGCCACTATACCGACGTCACCTGCCACCACTGGGCCTTCGACCACATCCAGGCGGTCGGAGAGACTGAAATTTCCCGAGGGTGCGGGAATGGCGACTACTGTCCGGACAACACCCTGCAACGCGCGGAGATGGCGATTTTTCTGTTAAGGGGAAAATATGGTGGTCGCTATTCCCCCATCTCCGCCACCGGGGCGCTGTTCGGGGATGTTACGACCGATCATTGGGCGGGCCACCAGATCGAACGGTTGGCGGCTTTGGGCATCACCAGCGGCTGTGAGGAAGACCGTTTCTGCCCCAGCCGGGAGGTGACCCGGGCGGAGATGGCGGTTTTTCTTTTGAGAACCAAATATGGTGTGGATTACCAACCCCCAACAGCCACGGGAACGGTGTTCGGGGATATTTCAGGCGATTATTGGGCGGCTGCCTTTATCGAACAGCTGGAGGCGGAAGGGGCGGTAGAGGGGACCACGGAACCGGGGCGGGAGTGCGAAGAGGGCCACTTTTGCCCCAGCCAAAACATCACCCGATCGGAGATGGCGGTTTTTCTCAACCAGGCCTTTGGTTTGGATGAAGCGGAGAGCGATTCCGAAACCGTGGCCCTGATTCCCAAAACCGGCCGGACCGTCTCCGGGGCTGACGGCGATGACGGCGACCTGCAAAAGGGGGTGGCGTGGCCCGATCCCCGCTTTACCG encodes:
- a CDS encoding OmpA family protein; translated protein: MRKNTVLALVGIVTLGLSLSGCSSLSPESGGWAVKGHEQWHPQMGKHQLSAMGTQCYFCDEVVLDSDGDGVLDNADKCPDTPKGVKVDVRGCALDTDGDGVPDYMDKCPGTPSGVMVDGNGCPLDSDGDGVPDYKDDCLGTPAGVMVDDNGCPLDSDGDGVPDYKDDCLGTPAGVQVDANGCPLDTDGDGVYDQNDQCPTTPMGASVNDIGCWVLQNVEFDTGKSVIKAQYYGELAEVAKIMGQNPNLNVEIQGHTDNRGSASYNKRLSGSRAQAVVDHLIGEGVSGNRLTAVGYGPDQPIADNNTEAGMAMNRRVELKPMQ
- a CDS encoding DUF1566 domain-containing protein; this translates as MKLLLMVTIIFLHCCPSLAPAVEPMVDGSSATMALKSDGSVWSWGNGLSLGIPDLSGEITVPHKTLDLADVRKIVAASSRSIVLKSDGTIWQIAKIYDQSSTLNNQWPERVSDLTDVIDISTQYSSSMHYVALTSDGTVWAWGDNDDGQIGPLATGEEQETPVEVPIAEPVIQIAAGYQHTIALTESGSVWAWGNNLFGQLGNGGTEDSATPVKVVELSDVVDIASGGSHNLALRSDGVLWAWGNNWFGQLGDGTTEHRYTPVEVVGLSDVIQIATSFHSTALKSDGSVWTWGSNDYGDGTTDDRSTPGIVPDLTDVAAIGAGGSSAILTDGTVWSWDDNAYGQLGDGTTEERYFPVQVIDADGEPFSLYVVEGEDDAYEPDDTHHEATPLLTGESQTHTIDQEGDVDWYSLSLSLSSEVVIEMSGESGEMAMALYDADLETMGSDDGSGEEGRASISLDCDNYLPPGTYWLVVGEADNLNPIPAYDIQWQSEICPEADFDEDGEPDVTDAFVTDPQEWNDNDGDGAGDNADTDDDNDGMPDSYEDEYGFDSTDAADADQDADGDGDGNLAEYQFGSSPTDAEDALVAGCDAKGHYTDVTCHHWAFDHIQAVGETEISRGCGNGDYCPDNTLQRAEMAIFLLRGKYGGRYSPISATGALFGDVTTDHWAGHQIERLAALGITSGCEEDRFCPSREVTRAEMAVFLLRTKYGVDYQPPTATGTVFGDISGDYWAAAFIEQLEAEGAVEGTTEPGRECEEGHFCPSQNITRSEMAVFLNQAFGLDEAESDSETVALIPKTGRTVSGADGDDGDLQKGVAWPDPRFTDNGDGTITDNMTGLVWLQDGGCLSSLNWQTEKVEELNDGSVSCRGYTSHFTDWRMPTNLELQSLLDMESAAPPLPENHPFIDMQSDSYYWSSTCYEKYSTLDDEYYWYSMNVSMGYGEDYQDNLWQDNLSHSWYLPVRDGSKIALLETMDPETTALVARTGQTDTVWEGDDGEVKAGIPWPDPRFTDNGDGTITDNLTTLVWMKNAICLGENAWQEGLDRVAGLNTGTETCDGYEGAHVDWRLPNRSELLSLADYSLAYTGFPFDDRQMNYWTATPLHDDPGKAWHVNFTEISYFLRSGSYYAPMTTERYIWPVRDGS